From one Nitrospirota bacterium genomic stretch:
- the rpmG gene encoding 50S ribosomal protein L33 — translation MREIIDLACMICKQRNYSTMKNKKNDPDRLERNKFCKFCRKHIAHKEVK, via the coding sequence ATGCGAGAGATTATCGATTTGGCGTGCATGATCTGCAAGCAGCGGAATTATTCCACGATGAAGAATAAGAAGAACGATCCGGATCGTTTAGAACGGAATAAGTTCTGCAAGTTCTGTCGGAAGCACATTGCCCATAAGGAAGTGAAATAG
- the tuf gene encoding elongation factor Tu (EF-Tu; promotes GTP-dependent binding of aminoacyl-tRNA to the A-site of ribosomes during protein biosynthesis; when the tRNA anticodon matches the mRNA codon, GTP hydrolysis results; the inactive EF-Tu-GDP leaves the ribosome and release of GDP is promoted by elongation factor Ts; many prokaryotes have two copies of the gene encoding EF-Tu) — protein VMPGDNVSVTGELISPIAMDQGLRFAVREGGKTVGSGVVTEILA, from the coding sequence TGGTCATGCCGGGCGATAATGTGAGTGTGACGGGTGAGCTGATCAGCCCGATCGCGATGGATCAAGGGTTGCGGTTCGCGGTGCGCGAGGGCGGCAAGACCGTGGGCTCCGGCGTTGTCACCGAAATTCTGGCGTAA